A stretch of the Bacillus licheniformis DSM 13 = ATCC 14580 genome encodes the following:
- the cdaA gene encoding diadenylate cyclase CdaA, with product MAFEDIPFLQYLGDAVDILLVWYVIYKLMMVIRGTKAVQLLKGIVVIVLVRLASQYLGLSTLQWLVDQAITWGFLAIIIIFQPELRRALEQLGRGRFFSRSGTPEEEQQQKTIDAITKAIKYMAKRRIGALLTIERETGMGDYIETGIPLNAKVSSELLINIFIPNTPLHDGAVIMKNDEVAAAACYLPLSESPFISKELGTRHRAAVGISEVTDSLTVVVSEETGGISVAKNGDLHRDLSEEALKNMLEAEFKKNSRETSSNRWYWRAKKNG from the coding sequence ATGGCTTTTGAGGATATCCCTTTCTTGCAGTACCTCGGCGATGCCGTTGATATTCTCCTTGTTTGGTACGTAATATATAAATTAATGATGGTCATCCGCGGGACAAAGGCGGTTCAGCTTTTAAAGGGAATCGTGGTCATTGTTCTCGTCAGGCTGGCCAGTCAATATTTAGGATTAAGCACCCTGCAGTGGCTGGTTGACCAGGCGATCACATGGGGGTTCCTGGCGATTATTATCATCTTCCAGCCTGAATTGAGGAGAGCGCTGGAACAGCTGGGGCGGGGGCGCTTTTTTTCGAGGAGCGGAACACCTGAGGAAGAGCAGCAGCAGAAAACGATTGATGCGATTACAAAAGCGATTAAATATATGGCGAAACGCCGGATTGGCGCGCTTCTGACAATTGAACGGGAGACGGGAATGGGCGATTACATAGAAACGGGGATCCCTTTGAATGCAAAGGTCAGCTCTGAGCTATTGATCAACATCTTTATTCCGAACACTCCGCTTCATGACGGAGCCGTGATTATGAAAAACGATGAGGTTGCTGCAGCTGCCTGCTACCTTCCGCTTTCTGAAAGCCCTTTTATTTCAAAAGAGCTTGGAACGAGGCACAGAGCAGCAGTGGGAATCAGTGAAGTGACCGACAGTCTGACGGTTGTTGTATCCGAAGAGACGGGCGGCATCAGCGTCGCCAAAAACGGAGACCTTCACCGTGATTTATCGGAAGAGGCATTGAAAAATATGCTTGAAGCGGAATTTAAGAAAAATTCGCGGGAAACTTCCTCAAATCGCTGGTATTGGAGGGCGAAGAAAAATGGATAA
- a CDS encoding ArsR/SmtB family transcription factor, which produces MEPIEIFKALSNESRLQILQWLKEPDRHFKPHEGIDMNTIGVCVSQITDKLKMTQSTASQYLAILLRAGLIKAERIGKYTYYKRDEEAIGKLADFLKTEI; this is translated from the coding sequence ATGGAACCTATTGAAATTTTCAAAGCTTTATCAAATGAATCAAGGCTGCAAATTTTGCAATGGCTGAAGGAGCCTGATCGTCATTTTAAGCCCCATGAAGGGATTGATATGAACACAATCGGGGTGTGTGTCAGCCAAATCACGGACAAATTGAAAATGACGCAATCGACGGCTTCCCAATATCTCGCGATCCTTTTAAGAGCCGGCCTGATTAAGGCGGAGCGAATCGGAAAGTATACGTACTACAAAAGAGACGAAGAGGCCATTGGAAAGCTTGCTGACTTTCTTAAAACAGAGATATGA
- a CDS encoding ABC transporter ATP-binding protein, which yields MDNVIELRHVHKSFDGFQLKDFSMSVKKGFITGFIGGNGVGKSTTIKLIMNLLQPDSGTITVFGMNYKEHEKEIKQRIGFVFDSNIFYEHLTLAKMKDIVKRSYVNWDEQVFNDYVNTFNLPLTKKIKTFSKGMIMKASLTVALSHHAELIIMDEPTSGLDPIFRRELLEILHQLMQDGDKTIFFSTHITTDLDKIADYITFIDKGEHIFTKDFYEIEEQYAIVKGGMELLDRETEQEFIAVRKSTHGFEALTANKSRTEKIFGDMALIEKPTLEDIMFYTKKGAKEHVQLNS from the coding sequence ATGGACAATGTAATTGAACTCCGGCATGTTCATAAATCGTTCGATGGTTTCCAGCTCAAGGACTTTTCGATGAGCGTAAAAAAAGGTTTTATCACCGGATTTATCGGCGGAAATGGCGTGGGAAAATCGACAACGATTAAACTGATCATGAACTTATTGCAGCCTGACAGCGGAACAATTACGGTATTTGGCATGAATTACAAGGAGCATGAGAAAGAAATCAAACAACGTATTGGCTTTGTATTTGATTCCAACATATTTTATGAACATTTAACGTTAGCTAAAATGAAAGATATTGTGAAAAGATCCTATGTCAATTGGGATGAACAAGTATTTAATGATTATGTGAACACATTTAACTTGCCGCTCACAAAAAAAATCAAGACGTTCTCAAAAGGGATGATAATGAAAGCATCATTAACCGTTGCTTTGTCCCATCATGCGGAATTAATTATTATGGATGAACCGACGTCCGGACTCGACCCGATTTTCCGCCGGGAGCTGTTGGAAATCTTGCATCAGCTCATGCAAGATGGGGATAAGACGATCTTTTTTTCGACTCATATTACAACTGATTTAGATAAGATTGCAGATTATATCACGTTCATTGATAAAGGAGAGCACATCTTTACAAAGGACTTTTACGAAATTGAGGAACAATATGCAATTGTAAAAGGCGGAATGGAGTTGTTAGACCGGGAGACCGAACAGGAATTTATAGCGGTTCGAAAATCAACTCATGGATTTGAAGCATTGACTGCGAATAAATCACGAACAGAAAAAATCTTTGGGGACATGGCGTTAATAGAAAAACCGACCCTTGAAGATATTATGTTCTATACGAAGAAAGGAGCCAAAGAACATGTTCAACTTAATTCTTAA
- the sigW gene encoding RNA polymerase sigma factor SigW — METMIKKRIKQVKKGDRNAFADIVDIYKDKIYQLCYRMLGNAHEAEDIAQEAFIRAYVNIDSFDINRKFSTWLYRIATNLTIDRIRKKKPDYYLDAEVAGTEGLTMYSQVAADVALPEDEVVSLELHSTIQEKILRLPDKYRTVIVLKYIDELSLIEISEILNIPVGTVKTRIHRGREALRKQLRDL; from the coding sequence ATGGAAACAATGATTAAAAAAAGAATCAAACAGGTGAAAAAAGGCGATCGTAACGCATTTGCAGACATCGTGGATATTTACAAAGACAAAATTTATCAGCTTTGCTACCGTATGCTCGGCAATGCGCATGAGGCGGAAGATATTGCGCAGGAAGCGTTTATCAGAGCATACGTGAATATCGACAGTTTTGATATCAACCGGAAATTTTCCACATGGCTTTATCGAATCGCAACCAATTTGACCATCGATCGTATCCGTAAAAAAAAGCCGGACTATTACTTGGATGCAGAGGTGGCAGGGACTGAAGGACTGACAATGTATTCCCAGGTTGCGGCGGATGTTGCGCTTCCAGAGGATGAAGTGGTTTCTTTGGAGCTGCACAGCACCATCCAGGAAAAAATCTTAAGGCTTCCCGATAAATACAGGACGGTCATCGTATTAAAGTACATTGATGAGCTTTCACTCATTGAGATCAGTGAAATCCTCAATATTCCCGTAGGTACGGTGAAAACGAGGATACACAGGGGCAGAGAGGCTCTCAGAAAACAATTAAGGGATCTTTAA
- the rocF gene encoding arginase has protein sequence MLKQQISMIGVPMDLGQLRRGVDMGPSAIRCAGVNERLECLCQDIEDLGDMTIGQREDEKEGGEPASEELRNLKAITKASVKLAETVDNIVASGAFPLVLGGDHSIAIGTLAGLAKHYQNLGVIWYDAHADLNTKETSPSGNIHGMPLAISLGIGHEGLTAIYGKEAKIKAENIVIIGARSLDDGEKELIRDKGIKVYTMHEIDRLGMTRVMEETIDYLRGRTDGVHLSLDLDALDPNDAPGVGTPVAGGISYRESHLAMEMLEESKLITSAEFVEVNPILDEKNRTAEAAVALMGSLFGEKLL, from the coding sequence ATGTTAAAACAGCAGATTTCAATGATCGGCGTGCCGATGGATCTTGGACAGCTGAGGCGGGGAGTCGATATGGGACCGAGCGCGATTCGCTGTGCAGGTGTTAATGAACGGCTGGAATGTCTTTGTCAGGATATTGAAGACCTCGGCGATATGACGATCGGGCAAAGAGAGGATGAGAAAGAAGGCGGGGAGCCGGCATCTGAAGAGCTAAGAAATTTGAAAGCGATTACAAAAGCGAGTGTAAAACTTGCTGAGACTGTCGATAATATCGTAGCTTCTGGCGCTTTTCCGCTCGTGCTGGGCGGTGACCACAGCATTGCGATCGGAACGCTTGCCGGCCTTGCGAAGCATTATCAAAACCTGGGTGTGATCTGGTATGACGCCCATGCCGATTTAAATACAAAAGAAACGTCTCCCTCAGGCAACATTCACGGCATGCCGCTCGCCATCAGCCTGGGAATCGGCCACGAAGGGCTGACCGCCATCTATGGAAAAGAAGCTAAAATTAAAGCGGAGAACATCGTCATCATCGGTGCGAGGTCACTTGATGACGGGGAAAAAGAATTGATTCGCGACAAAGGGATCAAAGTATATACGATGCATGAAATCGACCGCCTCGGCATGACAAGGGTGATGGAAGAAACGATAGACTATTTGCGAGGCAGGACGGACGGTGTCCATCTGTCACTCGATTTGGACGCGCTTGATCCGAACGATGCACCGGGTGTCGGAACTCCGGTAGCAGGAGGCATCAGCTACAGGGAAAGCCATCTGGCTATGGAAATGCTTGAGGAATCGAAGCTGATTACGTCCGCCGAGTTTGTCGAAGTAAACCCGATATTGGATGAGAAAAACAGGACGGCGGAAGCGGCTGTAGCCTTAATGGGATCGCTGTTTGGCGAAAAGCTGCTTTAG
- the glmS gene encoding glutamine--fructose-6-phosphate transaminase (isomerizing), whose amino-acid sequence MCGIVGYIGQLDAKEILLKGLEKLEYRGYDSAGIAVANEDGVHVFKEKGRIADLRAAVDANVKSQAGIGHTRWATHGEPSRLNAHPHQSASGRFTLVHNGVIENYVQLTREYLHDVTLKSDTDTEVVVQVIEQFVNNGLDTEEAFRQTLMLLKGSYAIALFDHENKETIYVAKNKSPLLVGLGDNFNVVASDAMAMLQVTNEYVELMDKEMVIVTDKKVVIKNLDGELMSRASYIAELDASDIEKGTYPHYMLKEIDEQPLVMRKIIQTYQDENGKLSIPGDISNAVAEADRVYIIACGTSYHAGLVGKQFIETWAKVPAEVHVASEFSYNMPLLSEKPLFIFISQSGETADSRAVLVQVKKLGHKALTLTNVPGSTLSREADYTLLLNAGPEIAVASTKAYTAQIAVLAILAAVTAESRGKELGFDLVKELGIIGNAMEALCDQKDEMEMIAREYLTVTRNAFFIGRGLDYFVCLEGSLKLKEISYIQAEGFAGGELKHGTIALIEDGTPVIALATQEHVNLSIRGNVKEVTARGANPCVISLKGLEEADDRFVLPEVHPELAPLVSVIPLQLIAYYAALHRGCDVDKPRNLAKSVTVE is encoded by the coding sequence ATGTGTGGTATTGTAGGTTATATTGGCCAGCTTGATGCAAAGGAAATTTTACTTAAAGGTTTGGAGAAGCTGGAGTATCGCGGCTACGATTCAGCTGGAATCGCTGTAGCGAACGAAGACGGCGTACACGTGTTTAAAGAAAAAGGACGGATCGCCGATCTTCGCGCAGCCGTTGATGCAAACGTGAAGTCACAAGCGGGAATCGGACACACGCGCTGGGCGACTCACGGAGAACCGAGCCGTCTAAACGCTCATCCGCATCAAAGCGCATCAGGCCGTTTTACACTTGTTCATAACGGCGTCATCGAAAACTATGTTCAACTGACGCGCGAATATTTACACGATGTAACCCTTAAAAGCGATACGGATACAGAGGTTGTCGTTCAAGTGATCGAGCAATTCGTCAATAACGGCCTTGACACAGAAGAAGCGTTCCGCCAAACGCTCATGCTGCTCAAAGGCTCTTATGCGATTGCATTATTCGATCATGAAAACAAAGAAACAATCTATGTTGCGAAAAATAAAAGCCCGCTTCTTGTCGGCCTTGGAGACAATTTCAATGTTGTCGCGTCTGATGCGATGGCGATGCTTCAAGTGACAAACGAATACGTGGAGCTTATGGATAAAGAAATGGTGATTGTCACAGACAAAAAAGTCGTGATCAAAAACCTCGACGGAGAATTGATGTCACGTGCCTCATATATTGCAGAGCTTGATGCGAGCGATATCGAAAAAGGCACATACCCTCACTACATGTTAAAAGAAATCGATGAACAGCCGCTTGTCATGCGGAAAATCATTCAGACGTACCAAGATGAAAACGGCAAGCTCTCCATTCCTGGAGACATTTCAAACGCTGTTGCTGAAGCCGACCGCGTCTATATCATTGCCTGCGGAACTAGCTACCATGCAGGTCTTGTCGGCAAGCAATTTATTGAAACATGGGCGAAAGTTCCGGCTGAAGTCCATGTCGCAAGCGAATTCTCTTACAATATGCCATTGCTTTCTGAGAAGCCGCTGTTTATCTTTATTTCTCAAAGCGGAGAAACGGCTGACAGCCGCGCGGTTCTCGTACAGGTGAAAAAGCTCGGACACAAAGCGCTGACATTGACCAACGTACCGGGATCCACGCTTTCCCGTGAAGCGGACTATACGCTTTTACTGAATGCCGGCCCTGAAATCGCGGTAGCGTCAACAAAAGCATATACGGCGCAAATCGCCGTTCTCGCAATTTTGGCAGCCGTGACTGCGGAAAGCCGCGGCAAAGAACTCGGCTTTGATCTTGTCAAAGAGCTCGGCATTATCGGAAACGCGATGGAAGCCCTTTGCGACCAAAAAGACGAAATGGAAATGATCGCCCGTGAATACTTGACCGTAACACGCAATGCATTTTTCATCGGCCGCGGCCTCGACTATTTCGTCTGCCTCGAAGGATCCCTGAAGCTGAAAGAGATTTCTTACATTCAAGCTGAAGGCTTCGCCGGCGGCGAATTGAAGCACGGTACGATCGCATTGATCGAAGACGGCACACCGGTCATCGCCCTTGCGACACAGGAGCACGTCAACTTAAGCATCCGCGGAAACGTCAAAGAAGTGACAGCCCGCGGCGCCAACCCTTGCGTGATCTCCCTGAAAGGCCTGGAAGAAGCAGACGACCGCTTCGTCCTGCCTGAAGTGCATCCGGAGCTCGCACCGCTCGTCTCCGTCATCCCGCTGCAGCTGATCGCATACTACGCAGCGCTGCACCGCGGCTGTGACGTTGATAAGCCACGGAACCTGGCGAAGAGTGTGACGGTGGAGTAG
- a CDS encoding GntR family transcriptional regulator: protein MKIIISNSSKQPIYEQIYTQIKDQILANELKPGQPLPSMRQLAKDMNVSLITSKRAYEELEKNGFIYSVVGKGSFVSDQNDEIMKEGKMKAIEEQLSAVIKNSKDIGVTLTELKDLLTILYQEEE, encoded by the coding sequence ATGAAAATTATAATTTCAAATAGTTCAAAGCAACCCATTTATGAACAAATTTACACCCAAATTAAGGATCAAATTCTTGCGAATGAATTGAAACCCGGACAGCCGCTGCCTTCTATGCGCCAATTGGCAAAGGACATGAATGTCAGTCTTATTACGTCAAAGCGCGCTTATGAAGAACTGGAGAAGAATGGGTTCATTTATTCCGTAGTCGGGAAAGGCTCTTTTGTATCAGATCAGAATGACGAAATAATGAAAGAAGGAAAAATGAAAGCCATCGAAGAGCAATTGTCGGCAGTGATAAAAAACAGCAAAGACATAGGCGTTACCCTTACAGAATTAAAAGACTTGCTTACCATTTTATATCAGGAGGAAGAATGA
- the rsiW gene encoding anti-sigma-W factor RsiW, translating to MSCPEHIVQLMHKYLDGDILPEDETRLKEHLQSCEGCKKHLHEMEKSIALVQSTSHLTAPANFTANVLANLPKEKRTASINRWLKAHPFLVAAALFAILMGGSFFSSWKNDHDFSVSSQPNLVVKNNTVIVPEGEVVKGDVTVKNGKLIIEGKVDGDVTIVNGEKYTASAGQVTGQIHEINEVFDWIWYKIKSTGKSVFGVKESKE from the coding sequence ATGAGCTGTCCGGAGCATATTGTTCAGCTTATGCATAAATACCTTGACGGAGACATACTTCCGGAAGATGAAACGCGTTTAAAAGAGCACCTCCAATCATGCGAAGGCTGCAAAAAGCACCTTCATGAAATGGAAAAATCCATCGCTCTTGTCCAGAGCACGTCGCATCTTACAGCTCCGGCGAACTTTACAGCCAATGTGCTGGCGAATCTGCCGAAAGAAAAGCGGACGGCATCGATCAACAGGTGGCTTAAAGCCCATCCGTTTTTAGTGGCGGCGGCTTTATTTGCAATTTTGATGGGCGGCAGCTTTTTCTCCAGCTGGAAAAACGATCACGATTTCAGCGTATCCAGCCAGCCTAATCTTGTGGTGAAAAACAACACGGTCATCGTGCCTGAAGGCGAAGTTGTCAAAGGCGATGTGACCGTGAAAAACGGAAAGCTGATTATAGAGGGCAAAGTCGACGGCGATGTCACGATTGTAAACGGTGAAAAATATACGGCTTCAGCAGGACAAGTCACCGGTCAGATCCATGAGATCAACGAGGTGTTCGACTGGATCTGGTATAAGATCAAATCGACCGGAAAATCGGTTTTTGGTGTGAAGGAGTCTAAAGAGTAG
- the glmM gene encoding phosphoglucosamine mutase codes for MGKYFGTDGVRGVANSELTPELAFKVGRFGGYVLTKDKERPKVLIGRDTRISGHMLEGALVAGLLSIGAEVMRLGVISTPGVAYLTKAMDAEAGVMISASHNPVQDNGIKFFGGDGFKLSDEQELEIERLMDQPEDHLPRPVGADLGMVNDYFEGGQKYLQFLKQSADEDFTGIHVALDCAHGATSSLATHLFADLDADVSTMGTSPNGLNINDGVGSTHPEALAEFVKEKGADVGMAFDGDGDRLIAVDEKGNIVDGDQIMYICAKYLKSEGRLTDNTVVSTVMSNLGFYKALEAEGIKSVQTAVGDRYVVEAMKKGGFTLGGEQSGHLIFLDYNTTGDGLLSAIMLMNTIKMTGKPLSELAAEMQKFPQLLLNVKVTDKHKVTENEKVKAVIEEVEKEMNGDGRILVRPSGTEPLVRVMAEAKTKELCEKYVGRIADVVKAEMGAE; via the coding sequence ATGGGCAAGTATTTTGGTACAGACGGTGTAAGAGGCGTGGCAAACAGTGAACTTACACCTGAGCTGGCCTTTAAAGTCGGACGCTTTGGCGGATATGTCCTAACAAAAGATAAGGAGCGTCCCAAGGTTCTGATCGGCCGTGACACGCGCATTTCAGGGCATATGCTGGAAGGGGCCCTTGTAGCAGGCCTTCTTTCGATAGGAGCAGAAGTCATGCGTCTCGGCGTGATTTCGACGCCCGGAGTCGCATATTTGACGAAGGCTATGGACGCGGAGGCGGGTGTGATGATTTCCGCTTCCCACAACCCTGTCCAGGACAACGGAATTAAGTTTTTCGGCGGCGACGGCTTTAAGCTTTCCGATGAACAGGAGCTTGAAATCGAGCGTCTGATGGATCAGCCGGAAGATCACCTGCCAAGGCCTGTAGGCGCTGATCTGGGCATGGTGAACGACTACTTTGAAGGCGGACAGAAATATTTGCAGTTTCTTAAGCAGTCTGCTGATGAAGACTTCACAGGCATTCATGTCGCGCTTGACTGTGCGCACGGGGCGACATCTTCGCTGGCGACCCACCTGTTTGCCGATCTTGACGCAGATGTATCGACGATGGGGACTTCTCCGAACGGATTAAACATCAATGACGGAGTCGGATCAACCCACCCTGAAGCCCTGGCAGAATTTGTGAAGGAAAAGGGAGCTGACGTCGGCATGGCGTTTGACGGGGATGGCGACCGCTTAATCGCTGTCGACGAAAAAGGGAATATCGTAGACGGCGATCAAATCATGTACATATGCGCGAAGTACTTGAAGAGCGAGGGGCGCCTGACGGACAATACCGTTGTCTCCACGGTGATGAGCAACCTCGGTTTCTACAAAGCGCTTGAAGCGGAAGGCATTAAAAGCGTTCAGACAGCGGTCGGCGACCGCTATGTAGTGGAGGCGATGAAAAAGGGCGGATTTACCCTCGGCGGAGAACAGTCGGGACACCTGATTTTCCTTGATTACAATACGACAGGCGACGGACTGCTTTCTGCGATCATGCTGATGAACACGATTAAAATGACAGGCAAGCCGCTGTCTGAGCTTGCGGCAGAGATGCAGAAGTTTCCGCAGCTCCTCTTGAATGTGAAAGTAACCGATAAACATAAAGTAACGGAAAACGAAAAGGTAAAAGCGGTCATCGAAGAAGTTGAGAAGGAAATGAACGGTGACGGCCGCATCCTTGTGCGCCCATCCGGCACCGAGCCGCTTGTCCGTGTCATGGCTGAAGCGAAAACGAAGGAGCTTTGCGAGAAGTACGTAGGCCGCATTGCAGATGTCGTGAAAGCTGAAATGGGAGCAGAGTAA
- a CDS encoding CdaR family protein, which produces MDKFLNNPWAVKVVALLFAFLLYFAVHSAQAPTPKKPGESFFPTSTTDEATLTDIPVKSFYDDENYVVTGVPQTVNVTIKGPTGTVKKVRQVKDFEIYADMQNLKTGRHKVELKARNVADGLTLTINPSVTTVTIEEKTTKEFPVEVDFYNKNKMKDGYTPELPIINPKNVSVTGSKAVIDRIQNIKATINLEGVDQTVEKEAKLTVYDKDGNVLPVEVSPSVVKITVPVTSPSKKIPVKVDRKGSLPDGISISSLDISPGEVTVYGPQNVLDSLEFVEADEIDLSKIKDDTELEAGIKVPDGAKKVSPEKVKIKVKVDKEEEKKLKNVSIKTAGLNDSRDLEFLDPKSGKLDITAKGSTAAIEKLQPSDVELYVNVADLDDGEHNVKLEVNGPQNMTWSLPRQSIRVKISSQTTQNEKNNGQDEEEENHSEKDSQPS; this is translated from the coding sequence ATGGATAAGTTCTTAAACAATCCCTGGGCTGTCAAAGTTGTCGCGTTATTGTTCGCGTTTCTTCTTTACTTTGCGGTCCACAGCGCTCAGGCGCCGACTCCGAAGAAACCAGGTGAATCGTTTTTCCCGACATCGACAACAGACGAAGCGACGCTCACCGATATACCGGTCAAATCGTTTTATGATGATGAAAACTACGTCGTAACAGGCGTGCCGCAGACGGTGAATGTCACGATTAAAGGCCCGACCGGAACCGTCAAGAAGGTCAGACAAGTGAAGGATTTTGAGATTTATGCCGACATGCAAAACCTGAAAACAGGCAGGCATAAAGTCGAGCTGAAGGCCAGAAATGTTGCCGACGGCCTCACTCTGACCATCAATCCATCGGTGACAACCGTGACGATCGAAGAAAAAACGACGAAGGAATTCCCGGTCGAGGTTGATTTTTATAATAAAAACAAAATGAAAGACGGCTACACGCCGGAGCTGCCGATCATCAACCCGAAAAACGTCAGCGTCACCGGCTCAAAAGCCGTGATCGACAGAATCCAGAACATCAAGGCGACGATCAATTTAGAGGGCGTCGACCAGACGGTTGAAAAAGAAGCCAAGCTTACAGTATACGACAAGGACGGAAATGTCCTGCCGGTTGAAGTCAGCCCTTCCGTCGTTAAAATCACCGTTCCGGTGACGAGCCCGAGCAAAAAGATTCCGGTCAAAGTTGACCGGAAAGGCAGCCTTCCGGACGGCATCAGCATTTCCAGCCTCGATATAAGTCCGGGAGAGGTGACCGTCTACGGGCCGCAAAATGTTCTTGATTCGTTAGAATTTGTCGAGGCCGACGAGATTGATTTAAGTAAAATAAAGGATGATACTGAATTGGAAGCCGGCATTAAAGTGCCGGACGGCGCTAAAAAGGTGTCACCCGAAAAAGTGAAAATCAAGGTGAAAGTTGACAAGGAAGAAGAGAAAAAACTGAAAAACGTTTCAATTAAAACCGCGGGGCTGAATGACAGCCGGGATCTTGAATTTCTCGATCCGAAGTCAGGCAAGCTGGATATCACGGCAAAGGGCTCGACAGCCGCGATCGAAAAACTCCAGCCTTCCGACGTCGAGCTCTATGTCAATGTGGCGGATCTCGATGACGGCGAGCACAATGTAAAGCTGGAAGTAAACGGTCCGCAGAACATGACATGGTCGCTGCCGCGGCAAAGCATTCGAGTGAAAATCTCATCTCAAACAACCCAAAACGAAAAAAACAATGGTCAGGATGAAGAAGAAGAGAATCATTCTGAAAAGGATTCACAACCTTCATGA
- a CDS encoding ABC-2 transporter permease, whose amino-acid sequence MFNLILKDIILQKKTLAASFLVLCVYLMLDISPIWVGVVFSIVISMYAFSIDEKSSIHMLLNSLPYTRKEIVSSKYIVVVLFTSMVAAAIFIVHFIIHREFTIWKDILLMVAIVMTAASFMLPFCYKFKSNYLVIASIAAFGLYMLTINFLVQNLNDQIREFIHMLLTLQNTFLYLIVAISIITLYGCSWLLSIRIYRNKVF is encoded by the coding sequence ATGTTCAACTTAATTCTTAAAGATATTATCTTGCAGAAAAAAACATTGGCGGCTTCGTTTTTGGTATTATGTGTTTATTTAATGTTAGATATTTCTCCAATCTGGGTTGGGGTTGTATTTAGTATAGTTATATCGATGTATGCCTTTTCAATAGATGAAAAGTCTTCTATACATATGCTTCTCAATTCTTTGCCTTATACACGGAAAGAGATTGTCAGTTCAAAGTATATTGTCGTCGTTCTCTTTACATCTATGGTGGCTGCAGCCATATTTATCGTACACTTCATCATTCACCGGGAATTTACGATCTGGAAAGACATCTTGCTAATGGTTGCCATTGTGATGACAGCTGCTTCATTCATGCTGCCATTCTGTTATAAATTCAAAAGCAACTATCTCGTGATTGCTTCTATTGCTGCATTTGGCTTATATATGCTAACGATTAACTTTCTCGTCCAAAATTTGAACGATCAAATTAGAGAGTTCATTCACATGCTTCTAACCTTACAAAATACTTTTCTCTATCTGATCGTTGCCATATCAATTATTACGCTGTATGGGTGTTCATGGCTTCTGTCGATTCGGATTTATAGAAATAAAGTGTTTTAA